A window from Hallerella porci encodes these proteins:
- a CDS encoding patatin-like phospholipase family protein — protein sequence MENPSGKVGLVLEGGGMRGVYTAGVLDFLQSENFTVDGVVGVSAGAVQAVNFVSKQPKRGFRVTAEYINDKRYMSLRSLLFSGDIFNKKFCYETIPNELDPFDYETFAASPTRCFATVTNVLTGEAENLELRDLNEDMDKLRASGSLPLVSNLVNIDSVPHLDGGIADSIPFKSFERAGYKCIVVLTRAKGYRKKPNPLMPIIRIKYRKYPRFIQACENRYLQYNRTLEELEKAEANGEVFVIRPEKTVEVKRLERDVSKLSLLYEEGIAETKARFEELKKFANR from the coding sequence ATGGAAAATCCTAGCGGAAAAGTCGGACTTGTGCTTGAAGGCGGCGGAATGCGCGGTGTTTATACCGCGGGCGTGCTCGATTTTTTGCAAAGTGAAAATTTCACCGTGGACGGTGTCGTGGGCGTAAGCGCTGGCGCAGTGCAAGCGGTCAATTTTGTATCGAAACAACCGAAGCGCGGCTTTCGTGTGACGGCGGAATACATCAACGATAAACGGTATATGAGTCTGCGTTCGCTCCTTTTTTCGGGCGATATTTTTAACAAGAAATTTTGCTACGAAACGATTCCGAATGAACTCGATCCGTTTGATTATGAAACCTTTGCAGCGTCTCCGACGCGTTGCTTTGCGACGGTTACGAATGTGCTCACCGGCGAAGCGGAAAATTTAGAGCTCCGCGATTTGAATGAAGATATGGATAAATTGCGCGCATCGGGCTCGCTTCCGCTCGTTTCGAATTTGGTGAATATCGATAGCGTCCCGCATTTAGACGGCGGCATCGCAGACTCGATTCCGTTTAAGTCTTTTGAACGGGCGGGTTACAAGTGCATTGTAGTGTTGACGCGAGCGAAAGGATACCGCAAAAAGCCGAATCCGCTCATGCCGATTATCCGCATTAAATATCGGAAATATCCGCGCTTTATTCAGGCTTGCGAGAATCGTTATTTACAATACAATCGCACGTTAGAGGAATTAGAAAAAGCCGAAGCGAACGGCGAAGTTTTTGTCATTCGCCCCGAGAAAACGGTTGAAGTCAAACGCTTAGAACGCGACGTGAGCAAACTTTCGCTCCTTTACGAAGAAGGAATCGCCGAAACCAAAGCGCGTTTCGAAGAATTGAAAAAATTTGCGAATCGATAA
- a CDS encoding DNA gyrase/topoisomerase IV subunit A, translating to MSDIKNPGEEKDKFENAPEVNVQSETEILGLSNANHLEKLYDGWFLDYASYVILDRAVPYFEDGLKPVQRRILHTLSEMNNGHLIKVANVVGATMKYHPHGDSSIYTALVGLGQKDLLIDTQGNWGNPLTGDGAAAGRYIEGRLSQFAQEVLFNPETTEWIPNYDGTRKEPVTLPAKFPLLLAQGVDGIAVGLSTYILPHNFNELCEASVAYLKGKKFTLYPDFFTGGTADVSHYDDGARGGRIKVRAKIEVQDAKTLVIREIPYGTTTGSLIETIVAANDKGKIKIKRVDDDTAQDVEIVIHLLPGSDPQKMIEALYAFTDCEKSLSPCTCVIINKKPCFTTTTELLKLSVDHTKHLLKWELENELRHTQEKWHATSLEKIFIEKEVYEVIKKSKDREDMLRLIGEGLMPYTKKLRREITTEDLEKLAEIPMRKLSHFDRKKADEFLKELDEHIEKVQSDLEHLTDYTIAHFKNLQKKYGAGRERKTQLAEFGKVDAVHVAMANQKFYVNRSEGFIGTGLKKEEYLFDVSEYDDIIAFKADGTYKIVKVSDKDFVGKDILLVEKFNKDDERRIYNVIYQDGKDGPALIKRFNVGGVTRNKDYPMGKGKPGTKILYISSNPNGEAEVVKVILKPRPRVKLNFEVNFADTEIKGRNTLGNQVTKYAVRAIKKVSAGESTLGAKVYYFDAISGIVSTQRKGDSLGEFEDDEKLISVRSNGMTKLHEMKDPILVGTDVLYVGRFDPKQVFTVLYFEGASFSYMVKRFTLENCPTTTEFNILSDHPDTKMVEFFDTDSARVQMDYQSGHKVETEELDLTELADVKTYKALGSKFTAKKVKRFTKIEEDNGGELPDDQKDPNSPDLFG from the coding sequence ATGAGCGACATTAAAAATCCGGGCGAAGAAAAAGACAAATTTGAAAATGCGCCCGAAGTCAATGTGCAAAGTGAAACCGAAATTCTCGGGCTTTCCAATGCAAATCATTTGGAAAAACTTTACGACGGTTGGTTTCTCGATTATGCGAGTTATGTGATTCTCGACCGCGCTGTCCCCTATTTTGAAGATGGCTTAAAGCCGGTGCAGCGCCGCATTTTGCATACCCTTTCCGAGATGAATAACGGGCACTTGATTAAAGTGGCGAATGTTGTCGGGGCGACGATGAAATATCACCCGCATGGCGATTCGTCCATTTACACAGCGCTCGTCGGCTTAGGGCAAAAAGATTTGCTCATCGATACGCAAGGAAACTGGGGAAACCCATTAACCGGCGACGGCGCTGCTGCAGGCCGTTATATCGAAGGTCGCCTTTCGCAATTTGCGCAAGAAGTTCTCTTCAATCCCGAAACGACGGAATGGATTCCGAACTACGACGGCACCCGCAAAGAACCGGTAACTCTTCCCGCAAAATTCCCGCTCCTTTTAGCGCAAGGAGTCGACGGCATTGCTGTCGGTCTTTCGACTTATATTTTGCCGCATAATTTTAATGAACTTTGCGAAGCGAGCGTTGCGTATTTAAAAGGCAAAAAATTTACTCTCTATCCGGACTTTTTCACCGGCGGCACGGCAGACGTTTCGCATTACGATGACGGCGCCCGCGGCGGTCGCATCAAAGTCCGCGCGAAAATTGAAGTTCAAGACGCAAAAACTCTCGTCATCCGCGAAATTCCTTACGGCACAACGACCGGTTCTCTTATCGAAACCATCGTTGCGGCAAACGACAAAGGCAAAATCAAAATCAAGCGCGTGGACGACGATACCGCTCAAGACGTCGAAATCGTCATTCACCTCTTGCCGGGTTCCGATCCCCAAAAGATGATCGAAGCGCTCTACGCATTTACCGATTGCGAAAAATCGCTTTCGCCGTGCACTTGCGTCATCATCAACAAAAAGCCGTGCTTTACCACGACGACGGAACTGCTCAAGTTAAGCGTCGATCACACGAAGCACTTGCTCAAGTGGGAACTCGAAAACGAACTGCGCCACACGCAAGAAAAATGGCACGCGACGAGTCTTGAAAAAATCTTCATCGAAAAAGAAGTTTACGAAGTCATCAAAAAGTCTAAAGACCGCGAAGATATGCTGCGCTTAATCGGCGAAGGTTTAATGCCTTACACGAAAAAATTGCGCCGCGAAATCACGACCGAAGACTTGGAAAAACTCGCCGAAATTCCGATGCGAAAATTGTCGCATTTTGACCGGAAAAAAGCCGACGAATTTTTGAAAGAACTCGATGAACACATCGAAAAAGTGCAAAGCGATTTGGAACATTTGACCGATTACACGATTGCCCATTTCAAAAATTTGCAGAAAAAATACGGCGCAGGCCGCGAACGCAAAACGCAACTTGCGGAATTCGGCAAAGTCGATGCGGTTCACGTAGCGATGGCGAATCAAAAATTCTACGTCAATCGCAGCGAAGGATTTATCGGCACCGGACTCAAAAAAGAAGAATATCTTTTTGATGTTTCGGAATACGATGACATTATCGCCTTCAAAGCCGACGGCACTTATAAAATCGTCAAAGTTTCGGACAAAGATTTTGTCGGCAAAGACATTCTCCTCGTCGAAAAATTCAACAAAGACGATGAACGTCGCATTTACAATGTCATTTACCAAGACGGCAAAGACGGCCCTGCTCTCATTAAACGCTTTAATGTCGGCGGCGTCACCCGCAATAAAGATTACCCGATGGGTAAGGGAAAACCGGGCACAAAAATTCTTTACATTTCGTCGAATCCGAATGGCGAAGCCGAAGTGGTAAAAGTGATTTTAAAGCCGCGTCCACGCGTCAAATTAAATTTCGAAGTCAATTTCGCCGATACCGAAATCAAGGGCCGCAATACCCTTGGCAATCAAGTGACCAAGTACGCTGTCCGCGCAATCAAAAAAGTAAGCGCGGGCGAAAGCACTCTCGGCGCAAAGGTGTATTACTTCGATGCTATTTCGGGCATTGTCAGCACACAGCGCAAAGGCGATTCTCTCGGCGAATTTGAAGACGATGAAAAGCTGATTTCTGTACGCAGCAATGGCATGACGAAATTGCACGAGATGAAGGACCCGATTCTCGTCGGAACCGATGTTCTTTACGTCGGGCGATTCGATCCGAAGCAAGTCTTTACCGTGCTTTACTTCGAAGGCGCAAGCTTCAGCTATATGGTCAAACGTTTCACCTTAGAAAATTGTCCGACGACGACGGAATTTAATATTCTCTCGGATCATCCGGACACAAAAATGGTGGAATTCTTCGATACCGATTCGGCTCGTGTCCAAATGGATTATCAATCCGGACATAAAGTTGAAACGGAAGAGCTCGATTTGACGGAACTCGCTGATGTCAAAACCTACAAAGCTCTCGGCAGTAAATTCACTGCGAAAAAAGTAAAGCGATTTACCAAAATCGAAGAAGATAACGGCGGAGAACTTCCGGACGATCAAAAAGATCCGAATTCTCCGGACTTATTCGGGTAA
- a CDS encoding DNA topoisomerase IV subunit B: MAVKYTEDNIKSLEWHEHIRMRPGMYIGKLGNGQSPDDGIYVLAKEIIDNSIDEFVMGAGKRIEIEIQDREVHVRDYGRGIPLGKVIDCVSKMNTGGKYDSEAFQKSVGLNGVGTKAVNALSEKFIVQSFRDGKCKKAEFSRGVLVKEYGECKTDEKTGTEIIFSPDPTIFDKNYRFLPAYMEEKIWNYAYLNTGLTLVMNGKEYVSKDGLLDLLSGRVDDTLRYPIAHMKAKDIEIAFTHGSQYGEHYFSFVNGQHTTQGGTHQQAFREGFVKGVRDHYKKDLDPADIRNCIIAAISVRIQEPVFESQTKTKLGSTTTAPDGPSLRTWIVDYVSTEVDNYLHKYPEAEKALQDRILQSERERKDIAGIRKLANERARKANLNNKKLRDCKVHLPDVKNPVHKETMIFLTEGDSASGTLTKARNVQNQAVFSLRGKPLNSFGLTKKVVYENEEFNLLQHALDIENGLDSLRYDKVIIATDADVDGMHIRLLLMTFFLQFFPELVEQRHLYILQTPLFRVRNSKKNKVLYCYDEAERDEAAKVLAGKDLEISRFKGLGEINPEEFRQFIGETMRLESVVSPPDASLTKMLGYYMGKNTPERQERIVKNLRADAVEEL; the protein is encoded by the coding sequence ATGGCAGTGAAATATACAGAAGACAACATTAAATCTTTGGAATGGCACGAACACATCCGGATGCGTCCGGGGATGTACATCGGTAAATTAGGCAACGGACAAAGTCCCGACGATGGCATTTATGTTCTCGCCAAAGAAATCATCGACAACTCCATCGATGAATTTGTGATGGGCGCCGGCAAGCGCATCGAAATTGAAATTCAAGACCGCGAAGTGCATGTGCGCGATTATGGTCGCGGCATTCCTCTCGGCAAAGTCATCGATTGCGTTTCGAAGATGAACACCGGCGGCAAATACGATTCCGAAGCTTTCCAAAAATCGGTCGGCTTAAACGGCGTCGGTACGAAAGCGGTCAATGCTCTTTCCGAAAAATTTATCGTGCAAAGTTTCCGCGACGGCAAATGCAAGAAAGCCGAATTTAGCCGCGGCGTTTTGGTAAAAGAATACGGCGAATGCAAAACCGACGAAAAGACGGGAACCGAAATTATCTTTTCGCCCGATCCGACGATTTTTGATAAAAATTACCGCTTTCTTCCGGCGTATATGGAAGAAAAAATTTGGAATTACGCCTATCTCAATACCGGCCTCACCCTCGTGATGAACGGCAAAGAATATGTGAGCAAAGACGGTCTATTGGATTTGCTTTCCGGACGCGTAGACGATACGCTGCGTTATCCGATTGCGCACATGAAAGCGAAGGATATCGAAATCGCTTTTACCCACGGCAGTCAATACGGCGAACATTACTTCAGCTTTGTAAACGGACAGCACACGACGCAAGGCGGAACGCATCAGCAAGCTTTCCGCGAAGGCTTTGTGAAAGGTGTCCGCGACCATTACAAGAAAGATTTAGATCCCGCGGACATTCGAAATTGCATTATCGCAGCGATTTCCGTCCGCATTCAAGAACCGGTTTTTGAATCGCAGACAAAGACGAAACTCGGCAGCACAACGACTGCGCCCGATGGTCCTTCTCTCCGCACGTGGATTGTCGATTATGTTTCGACCGAAGTCGATAATTATCTGCACAAATATCCCGAAGCCGAAAAAGCTTTACAAGATCGCATTTTACAAAGCGAACGCGAACGCAAAGATATTGCCGGCATTCGGAAACTTGCGAACGAACGCGCCCGCAAAGCGAATTTGAACAATAAAAAACTCCGCGATTGCAAAGTGCACTTGCCCGATGTCAAAAATCCCGTTCACAAAGAAACGATGATTTTCTTGACCGAAGGTGACTCCGCATCCGGAACTCTTACCAAAGCGCGCAATGTGCAAAACCAAGCGGTCTTTAGCCTCCGCGGTAAACCGCTCAACAGTTTTGGGCTCACGAAAAAAGTCGTTTACGAAAACGAAGAATTTAATCTGCTGCAGCACGCGCTCGATATTGAAAATGGCCTTGACTCGTTGCGTTATGACAAAGTGATTATCGCAACCGATGCCGATGTCGATGGCATGCATATTCGTCTATTGCTCATGACTTTCTTTTTGCAATTCTTCCCCGAACTCGTGGAACAACGCCACTTGTATATTTTGCAAACGCCGCTATTCCGCGTTCGCAATTCAAAGAAGAATAAAGTGCTTTATTGCTACGATGAAGCAGAACGCGATGAAGCCGCAAAAGTTCTCGCGGGAAAAGATTTGGAAATCAGCCGATTCAAAGGTTTGGGCGAAATCAACCCCGAAGAATTCCGTCAATTTATCGGCGAAACGATGCGCCTCGAAAGCGTTGTATCGCCTCCGGATGCATCTCTTACAAAAATGCTCGGCTATTACATGGGCAAAAACACACCTGAACGCCAAGAACGCATTGTGAAAAATCTGCGCGCTGACGCGGTGGAGGAATTATAA
- a CDS encoding Smr/MutS family protein: MNEELSEIEKMQLAWMDNHPMHDKDGVIEAAKAEEDKKQKMVKKFKPRKNPAAWNFPEPEEEIDLHGYVAEEAAAAVENLMEGMKRAGLSVLRIIHGGGNPEYGNVKHIIDKKVATVWKHKVLFYKTEPNNSGSSILKIGRNDGFNVIPRDKRRK; this comes from the coding sequence ATGAACGAAGAACTCAGCGAAATCGAAAAAATGCAACTCGCTTGGATGGATAATCATCCGATGCACGACAAAGATGGAGTCATCGAAGCCGCCAAAGCCGAAGAAGACAAAAAACAAAAAATGGTGAAAAAATTTAAGCCGCGGAAAAATCCTGCTGCTTGGAATTTCCCAGAACCCGAAGAAGAAATCGACTTGCACGGTTACGTCGCCGAAGAAGCCGCTGCCGCCGTCGAAAATTTGATGGAAGGCATGAAACGCGCAGGGCTTTCTGTTCTCCGGATTATTCACGGCGGCGGAAACCCCGAATACGGAAATGTCAAACACATTATCGATAAAAAAGTTGCAACGGTTTGGAAGCACAAAGTTCTCTTTTACAAAACCGAACCGAATAATTCGGGCTCAAGCATTTTAAAAATCGGAAGAAATGACGGTTTTAATGTCATCCCTCGCGATAAAAGACGAAAATAA
- a CDS encoding lysophospholipid acyltransferase family protein, with translation MDFAYKGILQILLHLPKPLENFLFVLIYPIYQILHRNRAWGRVQRHLELTHLETQTSPRKIFFALYKNYLQSLRYLCHMPKALQCVQFENEEIIREPLENGIPVVATGIHQGAFEMMHRVLTRYSAHVYLFTHSFPSQALTRLLHQIRKTPGLEERETESVAKTLREFLKNKGILAMLIDQATEARGTPVEILHRPAELFLRLPLKAMEMGAGIVTFRTFYENGKHIICFEKFYPPKSNSENVSVQIADDISHWISEHPSQWTWNYHRNFTRGIEK, from the coding sequence ATGGATTTTGCATACAAAGGAATTCTCCAGATTTTGCTTCATTTGCCGAAGCCGCTCGAGAATTTTCTCTTTGTTTTGATTTATCCGATTTATCAAATTCTCCATCGAAATCGCGCTTGGGGCCGCGTCCAAAGGCATTTGGAATTGACGCATCTCGAAACGCAAACGAGCCCGCGAAAAATTTTCTTCGCACTTTATAAAAATTATTTACAAAGTCTGCGTTACCTTTGCCACATGCCGAAAGCTCTCCAATGCGTGCAATTTGAAAACGAAGAAATTATCCGAGAGCCTCTCGAAAACGGCATTCCCGTCGTCGCGACAGGCATTCATCAAGGCGCATTCGAAATGATGCACCGCGTACTCACCCGCTATTCCGCTCACGTTTATCTTTTTACGCACAGTTTTCCAAGTCAAGCGCTCACCCGCTTGCTGCATCAAATCCGCAAAACTCCCGGCTTAGAAGAACGCGAAACCGAATCCGTTGCGAAAACTCTCCGCGAATTTTTGAAGAACAAAGGCATCTTAGCGATGCTCATCGATCAAGCGACAGAAGCCCGCGGAACTCCCGTCGAAATTTTGCACCGCCCCGCCGAATTATTTTTAAGACTTCCGCTCAAGGCGATGGAAATGGGCGCAGGCATTGTCACTTTCCGCACATTTTACGAAAACGGAAAACACATCATCTGCTTCGAAAAATTTTATCCGCCCAAATCCAATTCGGAAAATGTTTCCGTGCAAATTGCCGACGACATTTCGCATTGGATTAGCGAACACCCGTCGCAGTGGACGTGGAATTATCACCGCAATTTTACAAGAGGAATAGAAAAATGA
- a CDS encoding UTP--glucose-1-phosphate uridylyltransferase, giving the protein MAQIDLEFLKKLYAEFSNKKETTSAADKIQPLPFNMADEDQRREMWTETGNLLFKQGSVAAFTLAGGQGSRLGFDGPKGAYDFGLPSHATLFRLQARRLMNLGAKAGKPIPWAIMTSPLNHSETIQHFEDHSYFGYNRDYIRFFEQGMLCALRPDGTPLTDENGDYVEAPDGNGGCFRALAKSGTLAWFIEKGVRFVFLCNIDNALVKMADPTFIGALAGSGLPCAAKVVHKKNAAEKVGIFASKNGKPAVLEYSDVSDELRNKTNADGSLQFDGGNTGMYVFRIDSLRKIASQELPWHAARKTVSGVADCWKFEQFLLDAFPFLGKIFLFGVEREDEFAPVKNATGNDSPESACKMLGNLHRYWLEQAKVKLKAGKLYEISPRLTYAGENLSQEVFDRELGRGIFEF; this is encoded by the coding sequence ATGGCTCAAATCGACTTGGAATTTTTGAAAAAACTCTACGCAGAATTTTCGAATAAAAAAGAGACGACAAGCGCCGCAGACAAAATTCAACCGCTACCGTTCAATATGGCGGATGAAGATCAGCGTCGCGAAATGTGGACCGAAACGGGCAATCTTCTTTTCAAGCAAGGAAGCGTCGCCGCATTTACTCTCGCAGGCGGTCAAGGTTCTCGCTTAGGATTTGACGGTCCGAAAGGCGCTTACGATTTTGGACTTCCGAGTCACGCAACTCTTTTCCGTTTACAAGCTCGCCGTCTGATGAATCTCGGCGCGAAAGCGGGAAAACCGATTCCGTGGGCGATTATGACATCTCCACTCAATCACAGCGAAACCATTCAGCATTTTGAAGACCATTCTTACTTCGGATACAACCGCGATTATATCCGCTTTTTTGAACAAGGAATGCTTTGCGCTCTACGCCCCGATGGCACTCCGCTCACCGACGAAAACGGCGACTATGTCGAAGCGCCCGATGGAAACGGCGGCTGTTTCCGCGCACTCGCCAAAAGCGGAACTCTCGCGTGGTTTATCGAAAAAGGTGTGCGTTTCGTTTTCCTTTGTAACATCGATAACGCTCTCGTCAAAATGGCTGACCCCACTTTCATCGGAGCGCTCGCCGGAAGCGGTCTCCCCTGCGCAGCCAAAGTCGTGCACAAAAAAAATGCCGCAGAAAAAGTCGGCATCTTTGCGAGCAAAAATGGAAAGCCTGCCGTCCTCGAATACTCCGACGTTTCGGATGAACTTCGCAATAAAACAAACGCAGACGGTTCGCTTCAATTTGACGGTGGAAATACCGGCATGTACGTGTTCCGCATCGATTCTCTGCGAAAAATCGCTTCGCAAGAATTGCCGTGGCACGCAGCGCGGAAAACCGTGAGCGGCGTCGCCGACTGTTGGAAATTTGAACAATTTCTTCTCGACGCATTCCCCTTCCTCGGAAAAATTTTTCTCTTTGGCGTAGAACGCGAAGATGAATTTGCGCCCGTAAAAAATGCGACCGGAAATGACTCGCCCGAAAGCGCTTGTAAAATGCTCGGCAATTTACATCGTTATTGGTTGGAACAAGCCAAAGTCAAATTGAAAGCCGGAAAACTCTACGAAATTTCGCCGCGGTTAACTTACGCTGGAGAAAATCTTTCGCAAGAAGTTTTTGATCGCGAACTCGGTCGCGGGATTTTTGAATTTTAA
- a CDS encoding MraY family glycosyltransferase, translated as MLCEWIYHITNNPLFDSRLFRAGMAALLSIILVLSTMPAYIRFLQKSDATSDFDANSKVKAPPIMGGVLLVVVVILVSLLTCKLNGYTISTLLVLAAFSSVGAIDDLAKVKTKRLIAQGKAKAASYMEKADGISSSVRLGLYFLFSFIIAIFCYKFIPDLRGNLTVPFVPVDVFQIHLPNWVFIGFMTFVIAATANGTNFTDGLDSLVSVPILTSMIFVGVVAYVCGNFIFSNYLNMPFLPGCDELFPLAMAIAGALLAYLWFNSPPAEIYMGDAGSVGFGAAIGIMFILVQAGLFLPLVCIIIIAEACSVLLQISWFKATKKMTGEGKRLFLCAPLHHHYQKKWGDHFVSKPLMNSKIVWRMHLISIFALIVSFVIFFGIR; from the coding sequence ATGCTCTGCGAATGGATTTACCACATTACAAACAATCCTCTTTTTGATAGTCGCCTTTTCCGTGCTGGGATGGCGGCGCTTCTTTCCATTATTCTCGTCCTTTCGACGATGCCTGCGTATATTCGCTTTTTGCAAAAGTCCGATGCGACTTCAGATTTTGATGCGAATAGCAAAGTCAAAGCTCCTCCCATTATGGGCGGCGTTCTTTTAGTCGTCGTCGTCATTCTCGTTTCGCTTCTCACGTGTAAACTCAACGGTTACACGATTTCAACTCTTCTCGTTCTCGCTGCGTTCAGTTCTGTCGGCGCAATCGATGACTTGGCAAAAGTCAAAACGAAACGTCTCATCGCCCAAGGCAAAGCGAAAGCGGCTTCTTACATGGAAAAAGCCGACGGCATTTCGAGTTCTGTGCGCTTGGGACTTTACTTTTTATTCAGCTTCATTATCGCAATTTTCTGCTACAAATTCATCCCCGATTTACGCGGCAATTTAACGGTTCCCTTTGTCCCTGTCGATGTTTTCCAAATTCATTTACCGAACTGGGTTTTCATCGGATTTATGACCTTCGTCATCGCCGCCACTGCAAACGGAACGAACTTCACCGATGGACTTGACAGTCTCGTTTCTGTCCCGATTTTAACGAGCATGATTTTCGTCGGCGTCGTCGCTTATGTCTGCGGAAATTTCATTTTTAGCAATTATTTGAATATGCCGTTCCTTCCGGGCTGCGATGAACTTTTCCCGCTTGCGATGGCGATTGCGGGCGCTCTTCTCGCCTACCTTTGGTTCAACAGTCCTCCCGCCGAAATTTATATGGGCGACGCGGGCTCGGTCGGATTTGGCGCAGCGATTGGCATTATGTTCATCTTGGTGCAAGCAGGACTTTTCCTTCCGCTCGTATGCATTATCATTATCGCCGAAGCGTGCTCGGTTCTGCTCCAAATTTCTTGGTTCAAAGCGACGAAAAAAATGACCGGCGAAGGAAAGCGCCTTTTCCTCTGCGCACCGTTACATCACCATTATCAGAAAAAATGGGGCGATCATTTTGTGAGCAAGCCGCTCATGAATTCAAAAATCGTTTGGCGCATGCATTTGATTAGCATCTTCGCGCTCATCGTGAGCTTTGTGATTTTCTTCGGAATCCGCTGA
- a CDS encoding undecaprenyl-diphosphate phosphatase: MIESILLGLLQGLAEFLPISSSGHLVLGKYFLNMQDAGMFFDIMLHAGTLLSIFVVFRKKIITILLGCLRRDSAQLKEAGYIILASIPTAAIGIGFKNQLESLFENPRAVCFALLFTGTLLFLSKWAKTGANHPEEEGKGMNWWRAILTGITQGIACIPGISRSGSTISAMLFMGTNRKYAGEFSFLMSIPAVGGAALLDLVKWVKCQNFNPIEKPEMIAKCAESGDFSFALILGMIVAFIFGVIALKWLMNFVQKGKFHYFSYYLWAVGILGLIFI; encoded by the coding sequence ATGATTGAATCTATCCTTTTAGGTCTTCTTCAAGGCCTCGCTGAATTTTTGCCGATTTCTAGTTCCGGTCATCTCGTTCTCGGAAAATATTTTTTGAATATGCAAGATGCGGGCATGTTTTTTGACATCATGCTGCATGCGGGGACTCTCCTTTCGATTTTCGTCGTCTTCCGCAAAAAAATTATCACCATTCTTCTCGGCTGTCTCCGCCGCGATTCCGCCCAACTCAAAGAAGCGGGTTACATTATTCTCGCATCGATTCCGACCGCAGCTATCGGCATCGGTTTTAAAAATCAACTGGAATCGCTTTTCGAAAATCCGCGGGCCGTTTGCTTTGCACTCCTTTTCACAGGGACTCTTCTCTTCCTTTCGAAGTGGGCAAAGACCGGCGCAAATCACCCCGAAGAAGAAGGCAAAGGCATGAATTGGTGGCGCGCCATTCTCACGGGAATTACGCAAGGAATCGCTTGCATTCCAGGCATTAGCCGCAGCGGTTCTACGATTTCGGCGATGCTTTTTATGGGCACAAATCGCAAATATGCGGGCGAATTCAGTTTCTTAATGAGCATTCCCGCAGTCGGCGGTGCCGCACTTCTCGACCTCGTAAAATGGGTGAAATGTCAAAATTTTAATCCGATTGAAAAGCCCGAAATGATTGCCAAATGCGCAGAAAGCGGAGACTTTTCTTTCGCTCTGATTCTCGGAATGATCGTCGCATTTATCTTCGGCGTCATCGCGCTCAAATGGTTGATGAATTTTGTGCAAAAAGGAAAATTCCATTACTTCTCTTATTACTTGTGGGCGGTGGGAATTCTCGGACTCATTTTTATTTAA